The window ATATTTGTTGTGGTGCAAGATGGCTGTTCTGGTACCTTTGGTTCAGGGGGAAAAAGAGCCTTGCTGAGACGGTACATGTTGCCCAGGTTCATCTGGATGCTAGTGTTAGTGAAGCGCAGCTCGTGGAAACTGGTGGAGCTGTCACAAGGGCAGATGTCGCTTTCGCCCGAGAATGGTGAAATTGTGATGGTGTTCTTTAGCTCTGACTGGGGGAGGTTGTCACTAATCCCTCCATCCACATACCTCTGTGGAGAAACAGGGGAGATAAATGtcaaagagacaaagacaaacagatGTTTTTTCAGGCATCAGTCTATGTCGTCATAAAATCGGCAGTTTGATAATAAGGTCAATTATATCCAGATATGCTTCCATCTCTAAAGACAGTGTCTGATCTGTGTACATAACTAAAGACAAGGAGGGTTCTGTTTGACCATTTGCGTACTTTGTGGCTACCAAATGCCAGAGGGGGGCAAAATTCTGAGAAGGTTATGGTTTATGAGCTCTGGAATGACAATCAAATTTGTTcaactggggagtcaggtggcttagcggttagggaatcgggctagtaatctaaaggttgccagttcgattcctggccgtgtcaaatgacgttgtgtccttgggcaaggcacttcaccctactttgcctcgggggaatgtccctgtacttactgtaagtcgctctggataagagcgtctgccaaatgactaaatgtaaatgtaactatgcATGGCATCTCTGGTTTATTTCTCTATCAAGCAAACAGAAGCTTTTGCATCTCAGCAACATATTGCTAGACTTCACCACTTCATCCTACACCTTACCGTTGACCGTTTTCTAATTTAATAGGCTTTAATGTAATACAAATTTGACTACAATAAACTACAATCTGTCAGCCAGATTTTACTGAAATAATAACATACAGCATACATATCTGTGTAGGGCTTAAGCATATCATTGAGTATAGCTACAAGACCCACATAGAATATGTCTGCAATGAGTGAGTCATTAAAGTTGGCTCTGAGCCAAACATAAAGAGTACACAATGTacagcaaacagacagacaggcaatcagaaagacagagacaggagttAACTTACAGGACAAGGCAGTCGACCGGAAAATGTCCCTTTCTTTAACAGTCTATCATtcacccactccctcctccttcccccgttCCTCTTATCTAGCAAATACCATGTGTGTTCTTTACATTGCACTTTGACACAGAAATTGGAACATGCCCTTAATTAAACAGGAACTGCAACAACAATTTTAAGGGCAAAAAATGGTACACGCAAACTCTCTAAAAGTTTATGTTTTCtatatgactaaatataaagttAATATAGTGTGTGGCTATATAATggtaaaataatatataaagtATATTGTGTAGTCCATGAATGATGATTATTACACAGTATTCTATGTCTATTATTTATTATATCTGTTATTGTTCATGTATTTCAGAGATCTAACGTAGTTTATGTATTTTtcgagtatgtttgtgtgtaaactCATTTTGTGTGACTCATTTTCACAATGGAGCCATCCTAAACTGGTTCCAGTGGATATATCTCAGTCTGGCAGAGTTCGATACAGCCTTGACCTGCCAAAGAAAACTGTGACTACCAACAAGTAATCTGCTTTTCTTGGGTAAACACACTGGCATGAGTAGGATCAaactgacagaaacacacacactcgatagTATTACCTAACCAAAGTGTAACACTGTGGCAATATACAGCATGTAGTAAGACCTAATCTATGAAAAAGATCACTGTCAGAGTCCAATGCCAGATAatttgtcaaaataaaagtaaCAGTGATCAGCATTCCTGAGTCATTTGATATTGAGCTGTAGAGGCTTACCACTCCCTGGAAAGCTGGGGGAATCAGACCACAGTATACTGGAATAAAACAGCTACAGATCAGGGCCTGTGTGGGCATACCAGAGGACAGATGTAACAACACACACCAGTTAACTTTACAGGGTACACGTTCAGTCAAATACACCCTTACTGGACAAAGGGGCCATACCCTCAATATAATCCTACATGTGACTGAGTGTGCTCAGGAATGTtcaggtgtgtctgtgggtaTCAAGGGATAAATAAGATGACTGGGTTCAATGTTCAAGGCTAATGGGTTCTACCACACCTGTACAAGCTCTTCCTTAGAGTTGAACTGGGACACCAGGACATTCTGCCCGTCAGAGACACGGGTCAGGGATACACACAGTCTCCCAGAGGACAGCTTGTGCGCATCAGAGGGAAGGTCACGATCCAGGCCCAAGCGGAGCCCCTTGACCAGGTTGAAGGAAGGGTGAAGGGGGCCCAGGTTACGCTTGCGAGCCTCCTTTGACACATTGATTACATCCTCACAGCATTGTGCTATGAgttggagacagaaagaaaggtttagagagagagaagtgtgtgtgaaagagatgtATGAGTAAATGATCTCTATGTGGTTTTATAGACCAAAATGAATAGTATCTGGGACTTTTACATAGATCAAACtaaacaaactaaacaaaaGCCTTATATCAAACTGTGATCAAACACCTGGTTTTCCTTTCAGCCTTTGTTATTGGCAAGTCACTGACTTTCCTCATTTTTCTTATCTCTGGAACATTCCTCTGTGTTACTGTGTAGGCTATAGCTTTGTACTGATTACACACTcccctttttctgtctttcaatCTCTTCTTGGTTTTCTGTGATACACTGTGTACTATCTAGACACTGGTTGGCTTCTATTCAAGGAAACTTATCTGGTGTTTAATGTGAGTGAATTAATAAACTGTTGCTCTTTCACACTTAAATCAGACCTGTTTTTGTTTGAGTCATCCCACAGGTATATAATGCTTATTTGCTCTAAATCATATGAATGCAGAAACAAATGTGCACTGAAACTAAGATATGACTGACTAAATCAATCTGTTAATAACATTTGTGTCCTTCCAGGAAACAGTGTAGTTCAACCCTCCTGACGATGGGTATACGAATACACGGGTATACCCAGCAAATGTCTGCCTTTTGCTAATCAGTATgtcaattaaattaaatttgGGTTAAACACTTCAATTGGCTCTTTGTTCCTTTTCTGAGACTGGAATGAGCGACAAATGGATTTGTTGTGCCAGCATAAATGTTCACATTTGCTCCAGCTTACATATCGATGCATTACTGGTGAGCACAGACGCGGTGAGGGCACCAGCGGAAGCCCCATAGATCTTAGTGGCTCCTGTGACTAGGTGGGGTGCTTTCTCCAGAATACAGCTGGCCACTCCGATGTGATAGACCCCCAGGAACCCGCAACCAGCGAAAGACAGGTTCCATCCTCCTTTAAGATCGAACATCACGATGAATAAAGACTTGTAGTTGCTCTTGTTCATCCAAAATATAAATGTATCCTAAATCCTACTTTAACTTTAATTCCGACAATTATGTTGCATTACGAAATTAATTTAACGGGTGCCCGCCCTGGCAACGACTAATTCAGTCCCGGTCTGCAGGCTAAGGAGTTATAAAGTGAAATACTAGGAGATGAGAGCGCTGCGATCTCTGGCACTTCCCATTCTAAGATCAGTTCTGGCCAATCAGCACAGGCTGAGTCTATGCTGAACCACGCTGGCACCGCCCAGTTTCTGGCTtcagaaataaataaacaatgaaaatatgtTTCGCTGTTTTTTCATTTTAAATATACAGACCTTGATCAATGCATTTCTCTTCCTGCAACAAAGAGCACTGGGCATGCGCAGTCATTGTCACTGCGGACTGGTGCTGAAGCTGAGAAGGAGACGCGGATCACAGGAGCTCAGCCGATTACATCATTTTTATCCAGCATGATTGGCTGAAGGTCAGGTCGTTGGCGGACCATCACGTCCTACCGAATGCCATAACAAACCTTGCACCTAACGACATTTTAACGTAGACGAAATCTAAATCGTAAAAAAATCTGTTGCTCGTTTTGAGAATGGCCGAGAGTGAGGCAGACACGCCAAGCACCCCGATTGAGTTTGAGAGCAAATATTTCGAGTTTGATGGAGTCCGACTCCCACCCTTCTGCagagggaagatggaggagatagCCAACTTCTCCCTCAGAAGTAGTGATATATGGATTGTCACCTATCCAAAGTCAGGTAAACAACGTTCACATGCTATACATTGTTACGTGGTGTTATTTGATATAGCCTAACCATACTTTGCTAGGAATATATTAAAGAATACAATTGAATCGAATAAGAGTAGAACATATTTGTATAATTCTGCTTTCCTTTACTCTTAGATATAAACAAGCGCGACTTAATTCTCAAACGCTGCAACCCGGCCACATTCACGCATGAAATGTTTGGACCAATCAACCGACCAGCAGAGCGAGCTATATGCCTAATGCTGCTAGTTGAAGCTTTAAAATCGAAATCTTATAGGCTTGCACATATTAAATTACAAGTTATCAATAAAATAGAAATACTGCGTTGTGTCTGACATGCAATCAAATCCTTTGTGCTTGAGGATAAGGGTGTGCACGTTTCCATGGAGCCTAAATCTGATGTGCAGTAGCCTATTCGATAACGATAAACGAAGAAGCATTAGTTGCTCGTTTAAACACAGTTCTCTTATTCCAATAACTTGATTATACAGTATAATAAAGTGTAGCCTATTTGTAAAttcaaaaatattattttaagGTTAGCAACAAGATAAACATAGCACCGTTTTCTAATTCCCCGATAGGTACCTGTGGCATTTTGTAGCCTAATGCATTCAAAAGCTGTGCATAAACATATATTTTTGTTTACATAAAATCCTGCTCTTCGGAAGCAACTGCCATTGCGCAATGCAGCTTACGCGCAGCTGCCTACGCACTTTGGGGTCGACAACATACGTGACATGGGAGGGTCTTATGGAAGCAAaccgttaccaaaattcaaatgcaaatgcatttccagaaatgcattttaagaatgtggctgcattatttgactcataaatgaaatgagtaatcaatcatcctatttgcattttaattttcttcttcaagagtgctcaatctttcacttaattaaaatgaaaaagaaatagacatttgagatttaattttcaaaacatgccccagcaaatagataccaaaattcaatttgaaacgtaaaatgtgaaaatttaaatgcattttcagaaatgcattttcattttaagaacgtggctgcaaaatcgtgaccacaattcaaattcaaatgcatttccagaaatgcattttaattttcaagaacgtggctgcaaaatcgtgaccacaattcaaattcaaatgcatttgcagaaatgcaaaatgaacgaaaaagcattctgagtggtgcagcagagtgacgtcaatagccgctcttcttcagctccctgctgaccgagctatccatctttttcggtagggggcggtgtgcacatctgcattgcattacattgcaaatgtgccgggaaattgattgaattgccgggtctttagagcagcgttccccaaccggtgcccaccggtccgcggaccggttcCGGTCCGTaggtcatttcgtaccgggccgcacaaaaaataattaataacattatttccttttaattgattatcagagtctgaaagacgttttattctgaaaaatgacctgattctctccttctccgcgggccttttcccctgagcaaaaaagctctgcaaagatgtgtgtttactcattttttagcaagtttgtgggctttactGAACGGTATCATGcatgtctcttcctcttgacacatgacaagtgatagttaccactcaatgaagcctgtttgagacaacaactctatcggtgttttggatgaaggctatcctgagatcgccactaaagcactgaaaaccctgcttccatttccaacatcaagcgggattttctgccgtgtcagcaatcaaacaaaattatggaataggcctgaactggatataaggaacgcacttcgggtgtcactgtcgtagcttatagtcacacacaacagtgggactgacacatcgaaagctagctagtaacaatataacgatggaaaaacaagcggagctggttcatgaaggaggacgtgaGACATAGCGCACCACTAGCAACACGTCATTTTATGCGCAGGGCACTccctcctaatagggcggggtatataaggggttcccggcatatgcatcgctagtgcgacatagacttcagtcttcctgctgGGTTACTCAACAATGTGGCTGATGCTCTGTCACGTTTTCAATTTCAGGAGTTCCGGGCACTATGTCCGGAGGCAGAGCCGGGCGGCCTGGTGTGCCCAGCGTTCAGGAGACACTGTTAGATTAGACAGGTCGCTTGAAGGCTACATGACGGTCGCCGCTCGATACATGCGAGCAGGCTTAGGCAAGGGCACATTAAAATCCTATGATTGTGCTTGGTTGTATTACTGTTCCTTCTGCCGCACACTCGATACACCCCATCACCCAGTGAGCCTGCGTGTCGTATGCGCATACATCGTTCACTGCTTCACCTCCCGAAAGCTCCAGCCGTCGACAATCAAGGCAGCGGTGGCCGGCATTCAGTTTCATCTCAGATGTCTGGACCCGTCTGTGCAGAGCCTGTTGGGGAACCCGTCGGTTCGGCTACTATTCAACGGGCTGCGGAAAGAGCGACCGCAAGGCAATGACAGGCGACTTCCCATAACCCTTCCTATACTTCATCACTTGGTGTCAGCGTTGCGGGCGGGTTGTTTTAACGTTCCCACCGATGTCATGCTAGAAGCTGTGTGTCTCATGGCTTTTTATGGGTTCATGCGGTGCGACGAATTCACTTGTCAGTCAAGCACATTTCAAACCATGCACGATCTCACCCTCGGCGATTTAACCATGGATACGGGTATGTACACAGTGGTGTTGAAACACAGCAAGGGTGTGAAGGCCGGTGTGAGTACTCCTGTcgtttttttgctgctcatttacaactcaaaatacgagtgaagtgtagaatgaaatagatgtcttctcatttcccctgcaagaggcagcctcatagctgaatcaaaacgaatacatttgtcagaccggtgtaaaaatggacctaatctctatgacttaaacgtccttttaagttttcccttctcgtgatattttcaggcatttagcctactcatattgcattcattcattaataaagaaccccctttgaagaatattctacgacgttaccggcagaagatagaatcgcgattcaaacagtaccatctgctaactgaaaatatgcccccaaaaacgtaaataagcttgacatttatttagtggaaaatcgctcattcataaaaagctcactggtagcgatcattgtcagtaacaacgcaaaatgcgatatagccctgtgtggagaagctgccctggtaaattgtactactacggtacagtactagactactgctgtgttcgtcttggtagcgattgcgttggttgaattggatttaacgttccgttgtacggtttaggctgaaattaattattttcatgaacagattgacaacgtttaggctgtggcaatgaagttcaggttagtagctagatagacttttgatttaagtaaggggagtgccgaacatgttctgtcgccgtttgacttcctaaacagctgtgtactgtagatgtttttgtagtgtgtctcgcgtaagcaacagcgttgcagtgagctacactggtttgaaaccacaggtaatggtaatttcaccaacaaatcgtttactaatgtcagaataaatcctacaacgaaaatgtatatgtgaggaatgtttattttaacgattgaaaacagatacatcatagaccactgtagtatgtgttgcctgggcaacacaggctaatgtcatgatgctaatacttcagtgaaatagtagactactgtttccgaaagtagatgtacttccttaataatatcagcttatattgtacattacacatcacaattgtgtgtcatatcacaaagtaaaatgagtaaatagttatcaccctggcctcttttcttgtggcgtttctgcagctgccttgcagtaaagctatagttagcctagctatcccccaagttaacagatgcgaaacgaatgttctgccaaaggtagtcacgcgtgttttcgtgacgtaaatgacgcagtgacgttagtaacgtcagtgactgtggctagcaaattagccaccaagacgaaacttttgacacctacgttgtctatgtaggccaaatattgactgagttttaggggggcaaaaataaataaaaaaataaataataataatatgtatgtgagagaacaaaggttgtgcccttgccgaaggcaaagcacacccaataaatgtcGTCAGGTGGCTGGCCGGGCACGGGTATACAGCAGCACGTAACAGGCGACAAGCCACCATCAACGTTGGTaaatcgaggccgtgcctcagttgggaatACGAGGTGTGTCTCAGTTGGTAAgtagaggccgtgcctcagttggtatgtcgaggcgtgcctcagttggtatgccgaggccgtgcctcagttggtatgccgaggccgtgcctcagttggtatgtcgaggcagtgcctcagttggtatgacgaggcagtgcctcagttggtaattcgaggccgtgcctcagttggtatgtcgaggccatgcctcagttggtatgttgaggccgtgcctcagttggt of the Osmerus mordax isolate fOsmMor3 chromosome 17, fOsmMor3.pri, whole genome shotgun sequence genome contains:
- the pnpla3 gene encoding patatin-like phospholipase domain containing 3 — translated: MNKSNYKSLFIVMFDLKGGWNLSFAGCGFLGVYHIGVASCILEKAPHLVTGATKIYGASAGALTASVLTSNASISQCCEDVINVSKEARKRNLGPLHPSFNLVKGLRLGLDRDLPSDAHKLSSGRLCVSLTRVSDGQNVLVSQFNSKEELVQALICSCFIPVYCGLIPPAFQGVRYVDGGISDNLPQSELKNTITISPFSGESDICPCDSSTSFHELRFTNTSIQMNLGNMYRLSKALFPPEPKILAEICQSGYNDALRFLEDNNLMRVECPTTDLSLTKTTPPCCCKPTLTESTREWLLRRLRLLRERHWWLDERNVNNLPHPIKKVFCKACQEKPGLYAKMTELLPVRVASYMLLPYTLPVESAYSVAQRFVEWIPEVPADVCWLWGVAADVYRQAWKGATAEPNSEPYMRNCLSLPPTLEQHMSRDRPLSLSSLDLSSHSQYWEIPTSSSTSSSGPSLRTHSLTPQQISFFVGSEEEPESPMHP